The Balneolaceae bacterium genomic sequence CCGGATTTCAGGCGGGGTGTCTTTCATGATTCAAGGAGGCCGTATGTATTCAATGAAAGTTGGTTACACCAATCGTCAATGTATTCCCGATCCAGATCCTTACGGGTGAGCAAGTTCGAAATATCCCGTTTTTGGGTATCACTTTCCAGATCCTGTATCCATTTGAGCTTGGAAACAATCAGGTCCTCGGCGGTCACCACCCACACATCAAAGCCGAAAGCCGATGATCGCACTCTTCTGTCAAATTCAGTGATATGAAAATCCGAACTTTTTCGAATGATAAAATCGATCTTGTTGCCAGTCTCATGGTCGACCACATTGAACATGCCTTCGTTGGCAACTGCGGAGGCGATTACCTCCGGATCGATGTAATATCCGGTATGGAACAGGGAGGCCAATCGTTCGATATGAGACCGGTCCATATGAATGACAAGATCGATGTCCCGGGTCATCCTGGGGACGGTATAGATATTCATCGCCAGGCTGCCGGAGAGCATATAGGGTATTTCCGCCTCTTCCAGCTTCCGAGAAACCCGATCCAGCAATTTAAGAATCATTATACCGATATTGGTTATGCGGCTTTTTTCTCGAAAATTACCATCGGGAACCGGAGAGAGTATTCACGACTCCCGCCACGCAACATTATAACCAATCCCCGGCGAAATACCTGTTCATGTCAAGGCATCGCCGAACTATCATTTCAGCTCCGAGGGCGACTGTCCCGTCACCTTCTTGAAACTCCTGGAGAAGTAGCTGGGATCGGCATAGCCGACGGCGCATGCGGCCTGCTGCACATTAAATCCACGCTCGGCGATCAACACCCGGGCCTCCTCCATGCGCCGCTCCACGATATAGTCGTTCAGGGTCTTCTCGCCGGTTTCGCTCCACTCCCGGTAAAGCTTGGACCGGCTCATGTAGAGGGCGTCGGCCAGCAGTTCCACGGAGAGGTTGGAATCGGCCAGGTGGCGGTAGACAATCTGCCGGACACGGGCAACCAGATCCGGTTCTTCCGAAACCCCATACC encodes the following:
- a CDS encoding DUF6036 family nucleotidyltransferase; translation: MILKLLDRVSRKLEEAEIPYMLSGSLAMNIYTVPRMTRDIDLVIHMDRSHIERLASLFHTGYYIDPEVIASAVANEGMFNVVDHETGNKIDFIIRKSSDFHITEFDRRVRSSAFGFDVWVVTAEDLIVSKLKWIQDLESDTQKRDISNLLTRKDLDREYIDDWCNQLSLNTYGLLES